The region AAAAGTACCTATAGCTATGGTAATACCACTAGAAACTGTTGTATTGGATAAAGCTAAGAGTTATTTTGGATTTATGAAAGGTACTGCAAAAATTAATGGCGATATAGTAAATTATTCTTCAGCAACAGATTGGGAAGCAAATAATGATTAATATTCCAGCGCAAAATGAAAAATTAGTACTGGATACTCATATATTAGTTTGGTATGCAGAAGGGATCCATTTAACAACTATCCAAATAGAGTCAATCGAGAATTTTCGCAAGAAAGATAATTTATATATTTCGGCTATATCAATCTGGGAAATTGCCTTGCTTGTAAGTAAAGGCAAAATCATATTCTCTGTTACATTAACAGAATGGGTTGACAAGTTATTATCTCTTCCAGGCTTAAATATTATTGATTTATCTGTGCCTGTATTGCTTGAGAGCTGTAACTTACCAAACTATCAACATAAAGATCCAGCAGATCGTTTAATTATAGCCTCGGTAAGACTAAACAATTTTTACCTTTTAACAGTTGATCAAAATATCACGGAATATGGTAAATCAGGATATTTAAAAATACTTGATGCTAACCTTATTCCTCCAACTACAAGCTTATGATAGGCAAAACTATCGGTTATGTCAGAGTTAGTACTTTTAAACAAAATCACGGACGACAGTTAGAAAATTTTGAATTAGATAAAATCTTTACTGATAAATGTTCTGGTAAAGACACAAAACGCCCTACCCTTGTCGAAAGGTTCTGTCGCATTTGTAAAGCATCTTCTGCCTTAATCGACAAAAGTAAGATTTTAGACGTTATGCATCCATTAACATTTTAAAAT is a window of Candidatus Trichorickettsia mobilis DNA encoding:
- a CDS encoding type II toxin-antitoxin system Phd/YefM family antitoxin; translation: MKNDNIQISASEFKKHFLNLVDEVKNKHSSFVITKRKVPIAMVIPLETVVLDKAKSYFGFMKGTAKINGDIVNYSSATDWEANND
- a CDS encoding type II toxin-antitoxin system VapC family toxin, coding for MINIPAQNEKLVLDTHILVWYAEGIHLTTIQIESIENFRKKDNLYISAISIWEIALLVSKGKIIFSVTLTEWVDKLLSLPGLNIIDLSVPVLLESCNLPNYQHKDPADRLIIASVRLNNFYLLTVDQNITEYGKSGYLKILDANLIPPTTSL